One Ostrea edulis chromosome 6, xbOstEdul1.1, whole genome shotgun sequence genomic window, ctctcgtgccTCGTGCAAAGTGACCATAAATACCTGTGTGATTCCCAAAGAGACAATAAATCTTGAACGTTgtactatattttcgtttatattttcacatatacataattatatatttgtgtaatcaactgtttattttgGATTGCTCATGTAATACCCGTATTTTCACCTAGATGTACATTTCCGATCATAATtcctttatttatttacatgtatctacgtTTGTATGTGatcatcatcaaattttgaattgtgcacgcaaggTATCCAATCAGATACTCAGTGTATATATGTACGTGCATGATCAGATTCCTAATTTCTATAAACTACAAAACTCCTGATCATGAGTCAAGCATACAATACAGGGAAAATATTCGACTCCGACATCTCCCTGATCGAAGACTACATTGTGAATTCTCATTGGCACGGGCGAAGTGTGTCGccgtctgtataatggaatgataAAGTGTTGTAAATTAAGTTCTGTCGAGATACGAAtggaatttattattttgtttcgtagatttatcagaataaagggAATCTAACATTTTCGGTAATTGTACATCTCTGGTACCTGTTGAATAGATGTCCGCGGGTTTTTTGGGCGAATATGCTATGTGCATTACCTATTGTGCACATATACttgtattttgcaaaatatatattttatgctctttgcttatccaattctaattcaaaatttcttgcccttcaaaataataattgaaaaagatgaatgaaaacagcaataaaataaaacaaaaaacccaaacaaaccaatatgttttatccgatgttcaatgtgagggtgaagggttaaaagagtcttttactttgactgcctcaataatccccccccccctacactTCACTTGCTTACATCGTtgagggtgggatggggtgcttagagtcctctactatgagtgcctcataatatcttcattttcttaattggtggtggtgtgtgtcttttACTATtgtatcagaactttcaagctggggtcaagtttgggggggggggggttgtcacccaatatattttttacttacattacaaaataacggcctctcacttctgtcggcgcgggttcgaaacccactcgtgccggtaagtgagaaagtttcccagtttacttttggaaggtcggtggtctcttcccaggtacattgtatctggtttctctcttccaccaacaaaaactgggcaccaccagataactgaaaaattgttgagtgtggcggaaaacattaaaaaaaacaccaaacaaacaaaataacaaaaaaatggatattgttatcaaaggtcagggacagacactcttgtcccctccccttgattatatgtacctttgtacttgacctttgtatttgggagagggcctacataggctatgcctgttgcccaatcctgttgagtttctcaataaaatatgtttaaataaaaaaattccatgtgcttgataactacgcatatgataaactcaatttttacattttgcattactacaatttgcgtcgagttcaacgcaaaatgtaataaagcaaaatgggatagatatataagatctattgagcaccgaattagcataaaatgaagtaattgaaaattaacgatatcatttgtcttaataagagcgcgattattacaagatcatcgtttgaatctctctctctctctctctctctctctctctctctctctctctctctcacatccCATACATTCGTgaagtgttgtatatgcaaattatctatgtacctaaatgatttcctgatctataaatctgcaatactatgacaagtaaatcatacggtataaggattcatgcacaatacagggtaaatattctactctgatacttcctctgattgaagatagctgatcggcacgggttaagtgtgtcgcagtctgtacaatggacaatgttgtttactgttggaatacaaatggagtgtatcgttttgtttcatggattatgctaataaagggagttttactactactttgagtattttcgacaagtgtacacgtacatcttcggtcctttacagatattacgagtagacccaggtaaatagtcatccacattcgatgctttttcatggcgagcatacatgaccatgtcttctttatacgtacagtagcatttatgtatttgcattttgcttgaagtaagtgtgaatgttatatattttataccctttgcttattccatttcatcaatagatctaaataatagatgaaatatttctccgcgtttttgtatagttttgacatatttattgcaaatgtacgcacattcacgtaaagaaaaggcattctatatttatttatccaaagcttttagaatgatttactactgtacaatatgtttattgtaattttgagcactgcatggtgtttcaaaacgtgatttcatttcttcttgatgtcctataaattagtatcggaaatgtacatgttacctgtcgaagctacccgcacaggtaaatcgaagacactgatgtgaaatgagcgtagcaaaactcgtccccttatataccatgctaaccctgatacatataacaatagaatatccaactaatatggcggattagcaaagaaatatggcggacatatagaattatactacatttattaattcatgtcagctttaagctacctgaaagaaatatggcggataagatgagaaatgtgtatgtatttattaattcatgtcagctttaataaAGGGATTGCAGGATAGGCAGAACCAGTCTAATATTGTCTGATAAACAAGTCAGCCGAGGCGGTTATCCAGAAGCTGttaaaatgaaagtacaaatgTAGTGACAATCAAAGTTCTGAAAGTACTGTCTCGAAGCGCTATGGGCCTGACTTGTAATGGTATTGTGTGgtgttatgggtcagaacaaACCCTTAATATAGCGCAGCAGAATTGACTAACAAAAGACAATTAAACAATTAgtaagatttatttacaattaataattgaaagataactgtaacaatagcaaaatactaaCTTACGGTAGCTGAACAATAAATCTGAGCaaaatctacacacacaaaaatagtaATTTCAAAATCCTAGTTCCCAGTATGATAAAAATCCAAATACATTGAAAATGTCTAACCAGAGCTTTTTTAAtcagtggttttttttttttagtgtatatatacatgtaataggaaTGAATGTTttagtacaatcttgaaagactATGATGCAACCATTACGACACCTATCTACTAAAAATAACATGAgactctagaacaatctaggtcacaggtgtcaatgtGAGTGTAAGTAGTACACAACTCCTCCCCCTTaaaaaagtttgaatgagaatgaaaattcaaatatacgatgtacattgtacatcaaTCAGGGCAACAACAAAATAGCAAAACATATTCACGACACTCTGGATAAGGCATCTGCTATAAATTTTCTTTGCCTTTGATATGCTTAATAATGATATCATACGCTTGCAATAATAAACTCCATCTTGTGAGTCTTTGATTCTTGTTTGACATTTTATGCAAAAAGTGAGAGGGTTGTGACCcgtaaaaacagaaatttgatgTACAGTAACATTCAGATAAACATCAAGATATTGCAAAGCTTACAACAAAGCAAGACACCCTTTTTCAATGGTTGAATAATTCTGttgacattttgtaaatttctttgaaaactatgtTCACAACTCTATCTACATTATCACTATGTTTTTGATACAAAGCAACATCCATAACTACATCACTAGCATCTACAGTTAGCTTAAATTGCTCAGAAAAATCTGGAGCCGAAAGAACTGGGCTACTCATGAGAACATATAATTTGTCCATACAAAAGTCCTCTTTTGCAATAAGTTGGTAAGTGGACCAATTGCTGAAGAAAACCTTGGACAAAATTTTCTGTTAGAGCCTGTCATGCCTAAAAATCTCATTAATACTTTCTTGTTTGTAGGAATTGGGACTCCACTTTAGCCATAATAGGTGTAACATAACCCTGACCAAATTTATGACCTAAATATTCTACAGTAGCATGACAAAAGTAACTCTTTGCAAGGTTCACTGTGAAGTTTGCCAGAATGTCGAAGAATGTACCTATGATATGTAAACAGTCCGTAGttgtacctatcctgattgtacatataaaacatgaaaacacaagataccataaatatgctagataagaataaacatcagtttcagggcgtattaagataataataataatgaaatacacacacgcacacacagcatataatgtctcgggtataatacattaaaacatagaattctttttttttttaaataaaacatcacaCAATGGTACTCGAAAACTAAGACACACAGTCAACAGTTAACTCAATGTTAGATGAGAATGgagatatcatgaattataatcaattcatggaaatgtataaagtaaaatctcattttttggaattttttggtTTAAGACAAGCATTGAAGAAAGCAATGAGAGTTAATGGAATAAACCAGTTTATAAAAGTTCAAGAACCTACTATTCCCATACATATAGCccctttcatatattttaaaagaaacaagaaaaaaCTGTACCAAATTTTTAATCATAGTGAAGAAAAACCTACAGGTCAAAAGAAGTGGGATATACAATTTGATATCTCTCAAGAAGAGTGGAatacaattaataaaaatgtttttactattacaaaggatacaaaattaCAGTGGCTACAATATCGTATAAATCAAAAAATTTTAgtcacaaatttatttttgttcaaaataaagaaattagaCAACGATTTATGTTCGTTTTGTGTAAAAGAAAGGGAATCAATAGAGCATGTTTTGTATGACTgtgaaaatgttgttttattttgcaagaatgtGCAGTCATGGTTTGGGGATTTTTTTTCAGTAAATattgttgttgataaaaaaaaacctttttgctgggtagctcagaaaatgaaatgatcaatttgattaattattatttaaagtacTTTGTGTATGGTTGCAAATGTAGAGGCAATCCGCCTTTGTTAAATAACTTTATTACCACTTGGACAAATGTGTACAAAGTAGAAAGGCAGTTAGCATGTAAAAATGAttatgtagatgtttttgagaagaaatggaatacatttcataaattaaaagatttatagattttagatcatccagaatatataatatgtaattgtatatattaattagCCTATGTATATCATCGGAAGTtattatcaatgtcataacagTACATTTGTTATACATTTAAAACCTTTAGTTTGTGACAATCTAttagattaatattattttgtatagtgtacatatgATAAGCCAGAGTAATTTCATTCCTTTCTAATTCTCTTCCTTTTTTCCTATCTTTGAATGAATGCCTATTAGAGTGGATGTGTGAGTAAATGGTAGATAAAATACCCTGTACCCCCTAGTCAGGTGGGTTTGTAAGGGCATGATGTTAAAACCCTGACTGTCATAATGTGAATAAATGTTGTATgaacctaaaaaaaaaagaaaaaaaaaaaaagaaaaaaagacacaCAGTCAAAACAGATAATGCGATGAAACAGCaaacacgaatgactgaaatgatagaaactagtcctggaaaacttgatggaaaaaatgtgttttcagtgacttcttgaacgcacacagtgttctacagtcccttatatgttctggaagggcattccacagttttggagctattgttctgaaacaccgATCCCCTTACGTTACGGTTCGACTTTTTGGAACAACTAGagtgactgattgttttatagacctaagatttcgagtaggcttatatacctctagtaattgtttgatataaattgGACACTCATCATGTTAGGCTTTGTAAGTATaagtaagtatcttatattgtgtcCTATACTGTACAGGTAATCAGTGTAGTTCTCGTAGTATTGGAGTGATATGGTTGTAACGAGAGGTCCTGGATATGAGACGTGCGGCAGTGTTCTGAACATGTTGGAGCTTGCTCAGGACTTTCTTTGGAACACCGACCGGGAGAGCGTTACAGTAATCTAACCTTGATTTATACAAGTGTCACATTCCAGTTCTTTCAGGAGTGAAGATATTGACCTTTGAATGTTCctaaatatatcttaaataaCCGTGTATTTTGCAGCACTTTGATAGTAATGAAGTGTGAGGAAAAGGAAGGGATTTAAGCATATTTTGAACATTAAATAAACACTAATCTCATTATTTCGTACCGAAAGAACTCGTTCTTCAAAACGAGACACTTTTATGTATCTTTTATTGATGACAATAAGGTTTAAAAAGTATTGATGTTTGGTGTTCGTGTCCATTAGTTTGGTTTGCATCTACAAGAAAACAATTTTGTGCGTAGTTCTTGTCTGAACTGGCTGGAAGTCATTACGTATAAAAAGAAATTCAGACAGTAATTGAGTTTTTCCATAAACTGAGCGATTTCCTTGTAAAGACTGAATCCATCGGATGCTTCTGTGAATGCGTGCAATCTTTTCTGATATGCAATGTTGTGTAGCACGGTGATCGGGAAAATGAGGATTACGTAGGCAATGGCAATGCCTATCAGCATGGCGGTGATTCTGACATCCTGATCACCTGACGATCTAGAAGTCATGCTTCGACGCTTTCGTCGATGGTAGAATAACTTTGTAGCAATAAGTGTTGTAAAGATAGTGAGGAGGATGATAGGGACATTGGAGTATATACCTGTTCCAAACTGGAGCATCACTCCATATTTTAGCCTCTCTGTTGAATTCGTGTAATCGTAGACATCGGGATTACATCGTCCATTAACAACCTTGGAGGCATAACTCCATACAGCATTAAAGGAAGCTATGATCACTAATCCAGAGATGACGAGAATCAATACTAAACGTTTAGTGACAAATAGTTTCGCTTTTAGAGGAAACCATACAGCAATAAATCGCTCAAGGCACAGTCCGACAACTGCCCATGATGACATCATCTTGGATGTTCGGCGAATGAGAATGTACAGTTTACAATTGCTATCGGTGAAAGCTCTGATATCCAATCCTATCAAATCGTTAAAATTAGTCTTGTTAAATGGTTGCGAAAGAAGAGCAACTAAATCAGATAAAGACAAAAGAATAAGTAAGATAGACGATGGAGAATTGGCAAAACGTTCACTGAGCATGATAATGATTGTAAGTAAATTGCCAACGATACCAAGCACAATAGTGATGGGCAGGAACACGAATTGGATGTAATCAATCCATTGTTTGGATGCATTCTCAGAAACCAACACGGAACTTGTCATATTCGCAAATACTTCCGTTGTTTCGTATCCCTCCGTACTTGGTCCAGATGCGTTTGATGTATTCGACATAATCATCTCTGAAAATTAATTACAAAGGTGCAAATGTTTTGCTTTcaaataaacaaagaaaatataatatgtGATACTTACGTAACATCGTAGGCAAGACAGAGGAAGTCGCACATGCTAGTTACATAAGAAATCGCATTCACAATACAAGTCGTACGTACTAAATGAAGATAAGAGTGATAATGATctttttgccaatacaacctgtcattgggtcaaatgctgtctgacgtgtttcattccaaatgttaggccgttttttttacactgattttgattacggattactccgtttacttgatcaaggtTTAAGGCTCAGGGCgcatgtgaccggtcgacaggggattctcaCTTCTCCTATTCAcctaattccacctctggtatatccaggggtccgagtttgtccaattcttaattttgtattctttattggagttatgagattgatcactgttcgttatcttcacctatctTCATAGGAACCTGATTCCACCTCCGCTTTTCTGTATCGATTCTTCATAATAAACGAAATATTAGCCTTTTTGACACCATATACCGACGTTTTTATCAAAAAAGAAACTCGAAAATATCATCTTGTCACCAGGCATCCAacaaaaatttcatattttaccatTCATATTCTATGTACTCTTTACAGGTAAAGATGTACTGTAAAAGATGCTGAAGGTTCTGTTTACTGCATGTTTTCTTTGGAATATGCAATGAGCACAAATTATActactttgttagctgacctggttTTGTTTTCTTATGACGTAGAGTTTATGTAAGGAGGTATGCttcaccagagaaatttgatatggatgaaaagtggaggatatgtataacaatacgttcaaatttactttatttaataaaaaatgcagttttcatagaaagcaatctgaaaaaaactaaaacccctgctggactcgaactcGCGATCTACAATTCAGCAGTCGACATATTAACCCACTGAGCAATTCAGCATGGCGATGGTTTTGGAATGAATAGACaaaattgctgatatttatatgttcaaccatgttttaaaaggaagtcaatCATTATGTAGAGTATCCCCTTAAAAGATTTCGCATTTGAGGAAGAAATATACTGCAATGGGTTTCAGCACGTAATTACGATACATCGCAGACGATTTATCTGACACCAGTATTCATTTCCATTTATATGTCGATCCTTgcgaactcgaaataaaaaccACTGTAGAGTCGTTCATATTTGTTATGAAATGGAATATGGCTACATTattatgggaagttggcgatggatAAGGTAAattcatcccatttgtcataaaattgggCGGTTAGTTCGCCGTTTAACATCTATGTTtaataaaacatctaaatacaacgcagatgtggaagactctgtggtatcttttacTTCGATTTCACTGGGATATTTTgaatcgacacatgaatgaaaatgataatttgCAATAGAtgaaacatcgtcgatatatctatatgtcgagttgaaggccacagcaagatattgtTTGTTCACAtgcagaagtttttgaataaatcatGCATCATGTGAATATAATGTGATAGCATgattatcaatttcaatatgtatttattatttGTAGATGTGATGTTTCTATAATCTGAGGACAGGTTAACAATTTTCCAGGGGAGTATGTGATAGTATGAATATCgatttctatatgtatttattcgttttatcatttttcatttatcgTTTCATTAAATATAGtcttaaaatttgatttatcaAAAGTGCATCTGTATTGAGTTGGCTGAGTCAAATTTTATTCTGTTATTTCACTGGTtctttgatttcattggtcatttcatatttcttatCCAATGATAATctttcatgtatatgtataaatctacCGCGTTTACCTGTGCAATCAGAGCAGTAATACTTTTTGACAAGTTCCTACCAGCTAACATCATCCGTATCTAATGGTATGTTATTTTTGTATTTGAGTATATGTTTCATTTCCATATAAAGAGCCGATAtacgtaattattttgattgcaagttctctagtttattgtaattttgcaGTCAAAGTTGTAATGATCACATGAGTCTGTAAGATCTTaatttaaattatttacagCTGTAAATTTTTTCATAGAGTATACTATTCTGCTAAAACGTTTACTGTGGGTATAATTTGCAATTGTCATATTTCGATTATGTTTTTTCTtgatttgtaatattatttgtgtGTCATTGTAGGTCAGTGC contains:
- the LOC125647313 gene encoding formyl peptide receptor-related sequence 6-like; protein product: MSNTSNASGPSTEGYETTEVFANMTSSVLVSENASKQWIDYIQFVFLPITIVLGIVGNLLTIIIMLSERFANSPSSILLILLSLSDLVALLSQPFNKTNFNDLIGLDIRAFTDSNCKLYILIRRTSKMMSSWAVVGLCLERFIAVWFPLKAKLFVTKRLVLILVISGLVIIASFNAVWSYASKVVNGRCNPDVYDYTNSTERLKYGVMLQFGTGIYSNVPIILLTIFTTLIATKLFYHRRKRRSMTSRSSGDQDVRITAMLIGIAIAYVILIFPITVLHNIAYQKRLHAFTEASDGFSLYKEIAQFMEKLNYCLNFFLYVMTSSQFRQELRTKLFSCRCKPN